In one window of Pseudooceanicola aestuarii DNA:
- the fabD gene encoding ACP S-malonyltransferase produces the protein MSRAFVFPGQGAQTIGMGRTLADSYPAARAVFDEVDAALGEKLSDLIWEGDAETLTLTQNAQPALMATSLAAMRALEAEGVAITDAAFVAGHSLGEYSALAAAGALSVTDAAKLLRIRGRAMQEAVPVGQGAMAALLGLDFDTARAVAEEAAQGEVCQAANDNDPAQVVVSGHKAAVERALDIAKAKGAKRAVLLPVSAPFHCALMAPAAEVMAEALAQVDFAAPSVPVVANVRAEGVQAAEELKQLLVEQVTGSVRWRESVTWMAGQGVTEIWEIGAGKALSGMIRRIDRSVACRNVGAPDDVTAAATALKG, from the coding sequence ATGAGCCGGGCATTCGTATTTCCGGGACAGGGCGCACAGACCATCGGAATGGGGCGCACCCTGGCCGACAGCTATCCGGCGGCGCGCGCCGTCTTCGACGAGGTCGACGCGGCGCTTGGTGAAAAGCTCTCGGACCTGATCTGGGAGGGCGATGCCGAGACGCTGACCCTGACGCAGAACGCACAGCCGGCGCTGATGGCCACATCGCTGGCGGCGATGCGCGCGCTGGAGGCCGAGGGGGTGGCGATCACCGATGCCGCCTTTGTCGCCGGGCATTCGCTGGGGGAATATTCCGCGCTGGCCGCTGCTGGCGCGCTGAGCGTCACCGACGCGGCCAAGCTGCTGCGCATCCGAGGGCGCGCCATGCAGGAGGCCGTGCCGGTAGGCCAGGGCGCGATGGCCGCGCTGCTGGGGCTGGATTTCGACACCGCTCGTGCCGTCGCGGAAGAGGCTGCCCAGGGGGAAGTCTGCCAGGCCGCCAATGACAATGACCCCGCGCAGGTCGTCGTGTCGGGCCACAAGGCTGCCGTTGAACGCGCGCTGGACATCGCCAAGGCGAAGGGCGCCAAGCGCGCCGTGCTGCTGCCGGTGAGCGCGCCGTTCCATTGCGCCTTGATGGCCCCCGCCGCCGAAGTCATGGCCGAGGCGCTGGCCCAGGTGGACTTTGCCGCGCCCAGCGTGCCCGTGGTCGCCAATGTCCGCGCCGAGGGCGTGCAGGCCGCCGAGGAGCTGAAGCAGCTTCTGGTGGAGCAGGTCACCGGATCGGTGCGCTGGCGCGAAAGCGTGACCTGGATGGCCGGGCAGGGCGTGACGGAGATCTGGGAGATCGGCGCCGGCAAGGCGCTGTCGGGCATGATCCGGCGGATCGACCGGTCGGTCGCCTGCCGCAACGTCGGCGCGCCCGATGACGTCACCGCCGCTGCCACGGCGCTGAAAGGCTGA
- a CDS encoding Hint domain-containing protein, translating into MKALAKLRGLANVPAKPATPASGLTVGTHVLTLDGELPVQFLSAGDRVVTRDSGMALVRGLRRRKITCDTVQITAGSLGHKRPEGDTLLPAGQKVLVRDWRAQALFGKKSALVPVSRLVDGEFVKLMGQQVLDVYEIIFDRDHVLYASGLELAAETPATISR; encoded by the coding sequence ATGAAGGCCCTTGCCAAACTCCGTGGCCTCGCAAATGTTCCCGCCAAACCGGCAACGCCCGCCTCGGGCCTGACGGTCGGAACCCATGTCCTGACCCTCGATGGCGAGCTGCCGGTCCAGTTCCTGTCCGCCGGTGACCGCGTGGTCACCCGTGACAGCGGCATGGCCCTGGTCCGCGGCCTCCGCCGGCGCAAGATCACATGCGACACCGTGCAGATCACCGCCGGCTCCCTGGGTCACAAGCGCCCCGAGGGCGACACCCTGCTCCCCGCAGGGCAGAAGGTGTTGGTCCGGGATTGGCGCGCCCAGGCGCTCTTTGGCAAGAAATCTGCCCTGGTGCCGGTGTCGCGCCTGGTCGACGGCGAATTCGTCAAGCTGATGGGACAGCAGGTCCTGGACGTCTACGAGATCATCTTTGACCGTGATCACGTGCTATATGCCAGCGGCCTGGAACTCGCCGCCGAAACGCCCGCGACGATATCGCGCTGA
- the tig gene encoding trigger factor, whose translation MQVTETLKDGLKRGYQITVTADELDGKVNEKLAEAQPDVEMKGFRKGKVPMALLKKQFGQRLLGEAMQEAVDGAMAQHFEDSGERPAAQPAMEMQAGEEWKEGDDVVVNMSYEALPEIPEVDLKAVSLEKMTVKAEDSAVDEALENLAESAQDFDAKDGAAEEGDQVVMDFVGKVDGEAFEGGSAEDYPLVLGSNSFIPGFEEQLTGVTAGEEKAVTVTFPEEYGAEHLAGKEATFDCTIKEVKAPKAAELNDELAKKYGAESLDALRDQIRERLEAEYAGAARAVMKRDLLDKLDDVVSFELPPSLVEAEAGQIAHQLWHEENPDVEGHDHDKVEPTEEHVKLAERRVRLGLLLAELGQKAEVEVTDQEMTQAILTQARQYPGQERQFFEFVQQNAQMQQQLRAPLFEDKVVDYIFELAEVSEKETSREDLQKAVEALDEE comes from the coding sequence ATGCAGGTCACCGAGACCCTGAAAGACGGCCTGAAACGCGGCTACCAGATCACCGTGACGGCGGATGAACTGGACGGCAAGGTCAACGAAAAACTGGCCGAAGCCCAGCCCGACGTGGAAATGAAGGGCTTTCGCAAGGGCAAGGTGCCGATGGCGCTGCTGAAGAAGCAGTTCGGCCAGCGTCTGCTGGGCGAAGCCATGCAGGAAGCCGTGGACGGTGCCATGGCCCAGCATTTCGAGGACAGCGGCGAGCGCCCTGCGGCCCAGCCCGCGATGGAGATGCAGGCCGGCGAAGAATGGAAAGAGGGCGACGATGTCGTCGTCAACATGTCCTACGAAGCCCTGCCCGAGATCCCCGAAGTCGATCTGAAGGCCGTCAGCCTTGAGAAGATGACCGTGAAAGCCGAGGACAGCGCCGTTGACGAAGCGCTGGAAAACCTGGCCGAAAGCGCACAGGATTTCGACGCCAAGGACGGCGCCGCCGAAGAGGGCGATCAGGTCGTCATGGATTTCGTCGGCAAGGTCGACGGCGAGGCCTTCGAAGGCGGCTCTGCCGAGGATTATCCGCTGGTGCTGGGGTCCAACTCCTTCATCCCCGGCTTTGAAGAGCAGCTGACCGGCGTGACCGCGGGCGAGGAAAAGGCCGTGACGGTCACCTTCCCCGAGGAATACGGTGCGGAGCATCTGGCCGGCAAGGAAGCCACCTTTGATTGCACGATCAAGGAAGTGAAGGCCCCCAAGGCCGCAGAGCTGAACGACGAGCTGGCCAAGAAATACGGAGCCGAGTCGCTGGACGCCCTGCGGGACCAGATCCGTGAGCGCCTGGAGGCCGAATATGCCGGTGCCGCCCGCGCGGTGATGAAGCGTGACCTGCTGGACAAGCTGGACGATGTTGTCAGCTTTGAACTGCCCCCCAGCCTGGTGGAGGCCGAAGCGGGCCAGATCGCGCATCAGCTGTGGCACGAGGAAAACCCCGACGTCGAAGGCCACGATCATGACAAGGTCGAGCCGACCGAAGAACATGTGAAACTGGCGGAGCGTCGCGTGCGCCTGGGCCTGCTGCTGGCGGAGCTGGGCCAGAAGGCCGAGGTTGAAGTGACCGACCAGGAGATGACCCAGGCGATCCTGACGCAGGCGCGTCAATATCCGGGTCAGGAACGTCAGTTCTTTGAATTCGTGCAGCAAAACGCACAGATGCAGCAACAGCTGCGCGCTCCGCTGTTCGAGGACAAGGTCGTCGATTACATCTTCGAACTGGCCGAGGTTTCCGAGAAAGAAACCTCCCGCGAGGATCTTCAGAAAGCTGTCGAGGCGCTGGACGAGGAGTGA
- a CDS encoding L,D-transpeptidase, protein MFTRRSFVALGAAAGLAACTRPAPEAATRAAPATPPAPKYPPLPEFYGAIDDEPFPIPAIAEGSLAPKYWRQDVTNPWPQHPHGTIVVDPDEALLFFVEDAQTATRFGVSVGAAGFDWEGTARLQFTRDWPRWKVPASMIARQPELEPYSVANGGMDPGPDNPLGARALYLFQNGVDTLYRVHGDAVPQELGRSVSSGCIRMLDQDVIHLHDRSVHGASVIVLPSFKPKGLTPVY, encoded by the coding sequence ATGTTTACCCGACGCAGTTTCGTCGCCCTGGGCGCGGCGGCAGGTCTTGCCGCCTGTACCCGTCCCGCGCCGGAGGCCGCCACCCGCGCCGCCCCGGCCACGCCGCCCGCTCCGAAATATCCGCCGCTGCCGGAGTTCTACGGCGCGATCGATGACGAACCCTTTCCCATCCCCGCGATCGCCGAAGGGTCGTTGGCCCCGAAATACTGGCGCCAGGATGTGACCAACCCCTGGCCGCAGCACCCGCATGGCACCATCGTCGTGGACCCGGACGAAGCGTTGCTGTTCTTTGTCGAGGACGCGCAGACCGCCACCCGATTTGGCGTCAGTGTCGGCGCTGCCGGTTTCGACTGGGAGGGGACGGCCCGGCTGCAATTCACCCGCGACTGGCCGCGCTGGAAGGTGCCGGCCAGCATGATCGCGCGCCAACCGGAGCTGGAGCCCTATTCGGTGGCGAATGGCGGCATGGATCCGGGGCCGGACAATCCGCTGGGCGCGCGGGCGCTCTACCTGTTCCAGAACGGTGTCGATACGCTGTACCGTGTGCATGGTGACGCGGTGCCGCAGGAACTCGGGCGGTCGGTGTCCTCGGGCTGTATCCGCATGCTGGACCAGGATGTCATCCACCTGCACGACAGGTCGGTGCACGGGGCGTCGGTGATCGTGCTGCCGTCGTTCAAGCCGAAGGGGCTGACACCGGTCTATTGA
- a CDS encoding NAD(P)H-hydrate dehydratase has product MTVLLTCREIRDLETAAIARGATTGAALMDRAGQGVVRALLARWPVLAFGPRRAAVLCGPGNNGGDGFVVARLLRARGWAVTVYLLGDVAALSGDAAAMRAAWNGPITALEACTVEAVQGADLVVDAVFGIGLRRPVTVTSAVFAGLAALRRRGEGPRVVAVDLPTGLCAETGRVFGVGTGGAALAADLCVTFQAPRPGHYLEDGPDYCGQVAVVDLGLAGQGGAIGMTCAPDPGLLRKSGAAHKFGHGHALVLAGGAGRTGAARLSARAALRIGAGLVTLGAPGAAMFEVSAQITALMLARIDDAAAFEAMLQDARINALCLGPGLGVARAAELLAVVQDAKRAVVLDADALSALAQKGAALFADRPGAVVLTPHGGEFARLFPDLAARLKQGPEAPSALSRTGAAQMAAARTGAVVVLKGPDTVIAAPDGQVRINAARYDRAAPWLATAGAGDVLAGMITGLLARGVDPFEAACAGAWLHVSAARQVGPGLIAEDLPEALPAVMSGLGVQ; this is encoded by the coding sequence ATGACAGTATTGCTGACCTGTCGCGAAATCAGAGACCTGGAAACCGCCGCCATCGCACGCGGTGCGACCACCGGCGCGGCACTGATGGACCGCGCGGGCCAAGGCGTCGTCAGGGCGCTGCTGGCGCGCTGGCCGGTGCTGGCCTTCGGCCCGCGCCGGGCGGCTGTGCTGTGCGGGCCGGGCAACAATGGCGGAGACGGATTCGTCGTGGCGCGGCTGCTGCGGGCGCGGGGATGGGCGGTCACGGTCTACCTGCTGGGCGACGTGGCCGCGCTGTCTGGCGATGCGGCGGCGATGCGCGCGGCCTGGAACGGGCCGATCACCGCACTGGAGGCCTGCACGGTGGAAGCGGTTCAGGGCGCCGACCTGGTGGTGGATGCCGTGTTCGGGATCGGGTTGCGCCGGCCGGTTACGGTGACGAGCGCAGTGTTTGCCGGGTTGGCGGCACTGCGGCGGAGGGGCGAGGGGCCACGGGTGGTGGCCGTGGATCTGCCCACCGGCCTGTGCGCCGAAACGGGGCGCGTCTTTGGCGTCGGGACCGGCGGCGCGGCGCTGGCCGCCGATCTATGCGTGACGTTCCAGGCGCCGCGGCCGGGACATTACCTGGAGGACGGCCCGGATTATTGCGGGCAGGTGGCGGTGGTCGATCTGGGCCTTGCGGGGCAGGGCGGGGCCATCGGGATGACCTGCGCGCCGGACCCCGGATTGTTGCGCAAATCGGGTGCTGCGCACAAGTTCGGGCATGGCCATGCGCTGGTGCTGGCCGGGGGCGCCGGGCGCACAGGTGCCGCGCGGCTGAGCGCCCGGGCCGCCCTGCGCATCGGTGCCGGGCTGGTGACGCTGGGCGCACCCGGTGCCGCGATGTTCGAGGTTTCGGCCCAGATCACCGCCCTGATGCTGGCCCGGATCGACGATGCGGCGGCGTTCGAGGCAATGTTGCAGGACGCCCGGATCAACGCGCTGTGTCTGGGTCCCGGACTGGGCGTGGCGCGGGCGGCGGAGCTGCTGGCCGTGGTGCAGGACGCGAAGCGCGCGGTGGTTCTGGATGCCGACGCCCTGAGCGCGCTGGCGCAGAAGGGGGCGGCGCTGTTCGCCGACCGTCCGGGGGCCGTGGTGCTGACGCCCCACGGCGGCGAATTCGCCCGGCTGTTCCCGGACCTGGCGGCGCGGCTGAAACAAGGCCCGGAGGCTCCTTCGGCGCTGTCCCGGACCGGGGCGGCGCAGATGGCGGCCGCGCGCACGGGTGCGGTGGTGGTGCTGAAGGGGCCGGACACGGTAATCGCGGCGCCAGATGGGCAGGTTCGGATCAACGCGGCGCGCTATGACCGGGCGGCACCCTGGCTGGCGACGGCGGGGGCTGGCGACGTACTGGCGGGGATGATCACTGGTCTGTTGGCACGGGGTGTCGATCCCTTCGAAGCTGCCTGCGCCGGGGCGTGGCTGCATGTCAGCGCCGCGCGCCAGGTCGGGCCGGGACTGATTGCGGAGGATCTGCCAGAGGCCCTGCCGGCGGTCATGTCCGGATTGGGCGTGCAGTAG
- the fabG gene encoding 3-oxoacyl-[acyl-carrier-protein] reductase — protein MFDLTGKTALITGASGGIGGEIARALHGAGAVVGLSGTREAPLQALAEELGERAHVLPCDLSDAAAVDGLPKRAIEAMGGLDILVNNAGITRDQIFMRMSDDDWAKVIEVNLTSTMRLCRAVMRPMMKARWGRIVNISSIVGATGNPGQVNYAASKAGMVGMTKSIAYEVASRGITANCVAPGFIETAMTDGLTDDQKSGILGQVPMGRMGKGQEIGAAVLYLASAEAGYVTGATLHVNGGMAML, from the coding sequence ATGTTCGATCTGACGGGAAAGACGGCGCTGATCACCGGCGCGAGCGGCGGCATCGGGGGCGAGATCGCGCGCGCCCTGCATGGGGCGGGGGCCGTGGTCGGCCTCTCCGGCACGCGGGAGGCGCCTTTGCAGGCCCTGGCGGAGGAACTGGGAGAGCGCGCCCATGTGCTGCCCTGCGATCTGTCGGATGCCGCAGCCGTGGACGGCCTGCCGAAACGCGCCATCGAGGCGATGGGCGGGCTGGATATCCTGGTGAACAACGCGGGCATCACCCGCGACCAGATCTTCATGCGCATGTCCGATGACGATTGGGCCAAGGTGATCGAGGTCAACCTGACCTCCACCATGCGGCTGTGCCGGGCGGTGATGCGTCCGATGATGAAGGCCCGGTGGGGCCGGATCGTCAATATCTCCTCCATCGTCGGGGCGACGGGCAATCCCGGCCAGGTGAATTATGCCGCCTCAAAGGCAGGGATGGTGGGGATGACGAAGTCCATCGCCTACGAAGTCGCCAGCCGGGGCATCACCGCCAATTGCGTGGCGCCGGGTTTCATCGAGACGGCGATGACCGACGGGCTGACCGATGACCAGAAATCCGGCATTCTGGGCCAGGTGCCCATGGGCCGGATGGGCAAGGGCCAGGAGATCGGCGCCGCCGTGTTGTACCTGGCCAGCGCGGAGGCGGGATATGTCACCGGCGCGACGCTGCATGTGAACGGCGGCATGGCGATGCTGTAA
- a CDS encoding P-II family nitrogen regulator, whose translation MKKIEAIIKPFKLDEVKEALQDVGVQGLSVIEVKGFGRQKGHTELYRGAEYVVDFLPKVKIEAVLDDDQVDSAIAAIIEAAKTEKIGDGKIFVTPVEQAIRIRTGETGPDAL comes from the coding sequence ATGAAAAAGATCGAAGCGATCATCAAGCCGTTCAAGCTTGATGAGGTGAAGGAGGCGCTTCAGGACGTTGGAGTCCAGGGTCTCTCTGTCATCGAAGTCAAGGGCTTCGGCCGCCAGAAGGGCCATACGGAGCTTTATCGCGGCGCCGAATACGTGGTGGATTTCCTGCCCAAGGTGAAGATCGAGGCCGTGCTGGACGACGATCAGGTCGACAGCGCCATCGCCGCGATCATCGAGGCTGCGAAGACGGAAAAGATCGGCGACGGCAAGATCTTTGTCACGCCCGTGGAACAGGCCATTCGCATCCGCACCGGGGAAACCGGGCCGGACGCGCTCTGA
- the speB gene encoding agmatinase, with product MPKSLSELRDLYGNDKGTAFHDPRMKAVADQVFAVGGRRAWPFAGISTLLDARPAPELADRLSEGGRIDGLDVALVGVPMDLGVTNRAGSRRGPKAVREVERIGPWNRVLDVAPLHRLRVADIGDVPMRSRYDLASCHADIEGFFTALVSSDVAPLAVGGDHSISRPILAALAARHGPVGMVHIDAHADTSGVYEGAKFHHGGPFRQAVLEGSLDPTRCVQIGIRGGGDYLWEFSFASGMRVIHAEEVAQIGVDAVIAIAREVVGAGPTYVSFDVDSLDPGFAPGTGTPEVGGLTPREVQAILRGMAGIDMVGGDVVEVAPSYDPTSNTAQAGAQILFELLSLYAVRGR from the coding sequence ATGCCCAAGAGCCTGAGCGAATTGCGCGACCTGTACGGCAACGACAAGGGCACCGCCTTTCACGATCCCCGGATGAAGGCGGTGGCCGACCAGGTCTTTGCCGTCGGTGGGCGACGGGCCTGGCCCTTTGCCGGGATCTCCACCCTCCTGGACGCGCGCCCCGCGCCGGAGCTGGCCGACAGGCTGTCCGAGGGCGGACGGATCGACGGGCTGGACGTGGCGCTGGTGGGCGTGCCCATGGACCTGGGCGTGACCAACCGCGCCGGATCGCGGCGCGGCCCGAAGGCGGTACGCGAAGTGGAGCGGATCGGCCCCTGGAACCGGGTGCTGGATGTCGCGCCGCTGCACAGGCTGCGGGTGGCCGATATCGGCGATGTGCCGATGCGATCGCGCTACGACCTGGCGTCCTGTCACGCCGATATCGAGGGGTTCTTTACCGCGCTGGTGTCCAGCGACGTGGCGCCCTTGGCGGTGGGGGGCGATCACTCGATCTCGCGGCCGATACTGGCGGCGCTGGCGGCGCGGCACGGGCCGGTTGGCATGGTGCATATCGACGCCCATGCCGACACCAGCGGCGTCTACGAAGGCGCCAAGTTCCACCATGGCGGCCCGTTCCGGCAGGCGGTGCTGGAGGGATCGCTGGACCCGACGCGCTGCGTGCAGATCGGCATCCGGGGCGGCGGCGATTACCTTTGGGAATTCTCCTTTGCCAGCGGAATGCGGGTCATTCATGCGGAGGAGGTTGCGCAGATCGGCGTGGATGCCGTGATCGCCATCGCGCGCGAAGTCGTGGGCGCGGGGCCGACCTATGTCAGTTTCGACGTGGATTCGCTCGACCCGGGCTTTGCCCCCGGAACCGGCACGCCGGAGGTTGGCGGGTTGACCCCGCGCGAGGTTCAGGCGATCCTGCGCGGCATGGCCGGGATCGACATGGTCGGTGGCGATGTCGTGGAGGTCGCCCCGTCCTATGATCCGACCAGCAACA
- the glnA gene encoding type I glutamate--ammonia ligase has product MSKDKVLKLIKDEDAEYVDIRFTDPRGKLQHVTLMSDQVDEDFLEEGFMFDGSSIAGWKSIEASDMKLIPDTESAYVDPFYAEKTVCIHCSVVEPDTGEAYDRDPRGTAEKAEAYLKSTGIGDVAYMGPEAEFFLFDNVKFSNAMNKVSYEVDALDASWNTDTDYEMGNTGHRPGVKGGYFPVNPIDDAQDIRSEMLSTMKRLGMKVDKHHHEVASCQHELGLIFDSLTKQADELQKYKYIIHNVAQAYGKSATFMPKPIAGDNGTGMHVNMSIWKDGKPLFAGDKYADLSQEALYFIGGILKHAKALNAFTNPSTNSYKRLIPGFEAPVLRAYSARNRSGCVRIPWTESPKAKRVEARFPDPSANPYLCFAALLMAGIDGIKNKIDPGEAMDKNLYDLPPEELADIPTVCGSLREAMTELEADMDFLLAGDVFTKDQIEGYIGLKMEEIELYEHTPHPVEFQLYYSC; this is encoded by the coding sequence ATGAGCAAAGACAAGGTTCTCAAGCTTATCAAGGACGAAGACGCGGAATACGTGGACATCCGGTTCACCGATCCGCGCGGCAAGCTTCAGCACGTCACCCTGATGTCCGATCAGGTGGACGAGGACTTCCTGGAAGAAGGGTTCATGTTCGACGGGTCCTCCATCGCCGGGTGGAAGTCCATCGAAGCCTCCGACATGAAGCTGATCCCCGACACCGAAAGCGCCTATGTCGATCCGTTCTATGCGGAAAAAACCGTGTGCATTCACTGCTCCGTCGTGGAGCCCGACACCGGCGAGGCCTATGACCGCGATCCGCGCGGCACCGCCGAGAAGGCCGAGGCCTACCTGAAATCCACCGGCATCGGCGATGTGGCCTACATGGGTCCGGAGGCGGAGTTCTTCCTGTTCGACAATGTGAAGTTCTCCAACGCGATGAACAAGGTCTCCTACGAGGTCGACGCGCTGGACGCCTCCTGGAACACCGACACCGATTACGAGATGGGCAACACCGGCCATCGTCCCGGCGTCAAGGGCGGCTATTTCCCCGTCAACCCGATCGACGACGCGCAGGACATCCGGTCCGAGATGCTGTCGACGATGAAGCGTCTGGGCATGAAGGTGGACAAGCACCACCACGAAGTCGCCTCCTGCCAGCATGAGCTGGGCCTGATTTTCGACAGCCTGACCAAGCAGGCCGACGAGCTTCAGAAATACAAGTACATCATCCACAACGTCGCCCAGGCCTATGGCAAGTCCGCGACGTTCATGCCCAAGCCCATCGCGGGTGACAACGGCACCGGGATGCATGTGAACATGTCCATCTGGAAGGACGGCAAGCCGCTGTTCGCCGGGGACAAATATGCCGACCTCAGCCAGGAGGCGCTGTATTTCATCGGCGGCATCCTCAAGCATGCCAAGGCCCTGAACGCCTTCACCAACCCCTCGACCAACAGCTACAAGCGGCTGATCCCCGGGTTCGAGGCGCCGGTGCTGCGCGCCTATTCCGCGCGCAACCGTTCGGGCTGTGTCCGGATCCCCTGGACCGAAAGCCCCAAGGCCAAGCGCGTCGAGGCCCGGTTCCCCGATCCCTCGGCCAACCCCTACCTGTGCTTTGCCGCGCTGCTGATGGCCGGCATCGACGGGATCAAGAACAAGATCGACCCCGGCGAGGCGATGGACAAGAACCTGTACGACCTGCCCCCCGAGGAACTGGCCGACATTCCCACCGTCTGCGGCTCCCTGCGCGAGGCGATGACCGAGCTGGAGGCCGACATGGACTTCCTGCTGGCCGGCGACGTCTTCACCAAGGACCAGATCGAAGGCTATATCGGCCTGAAGATGGAAGAGATCGAGCTGTACGAACACACGCCGCACCCGGTGGAATTCCAGCTGTACTACAGCTGCTGA
- the rpsF gene encoding 30S ribosomal protein S6: protein MPLYEHVFISRQDLSNTQAEGLIEHFGTVLADNGGKLIDQEYWGVKTMAYKINKNRKGHYAYLRTDAPADAVQEMERLMRLHDDVMRVLTIKVDTHEEGPSIQMQKRDDRDDRRRERR, encoded by the coding sequence ATGCCGCTTTACGAGCATGTTTTCATCTCGCGCCAGGACCTGTCCAACACGCAGGCCGAAGGGCTCATCGAACATTTCGGCACCGTGCTTGCCGATAACGGTGGCAAGCTGATCGACCAGGAATACTGGGGCGTCAAGACGATGGCCTACAAGATCAACAAGAACCGCAAGGGGCATTACGCCTACCTGCGGACCGATGCACCGGCCGATGCCGTGCAGGAGATGGAGCGTCTGATGCGTCTGCATGACGACGTCATGCGGGTTCTCACCATCAAGGTGGACACCCACGAGGAAGGCCCCTCGATCCAGATGCAGAAACGTGACGACCGCGACGATCGCCGTCGTGAACGTCGCTGA
- the rpsR gene encoding 30S ribosomal protein S18 has product MAAKPFFRRRKVCPFSGDNAPKIDYKDTKLLQRYISERGKIVPSRITAVSAKKQRELARAIKRARFLALLPYAVK; this is encoded by the coding sequence ATGGCTGCAAAACCGTTTTTCCGTCGTCGCAAAGTGTGCCCCTTCTCCGGGGACAACGCACCCAAGATCGACTACAAGGACACGAAGCTGCTGCAACGCTACATCTCCGAGCGTGGCAAGATCGTGCCCTCCCGCATCACCGCCGTCTCCGCCAAGAAGCAGCGCGAACTTGCGCGCGCGATCAAGCGTGCCCGCTTTCTCGCCCTGCTTCCCTACGCTGTTAAGTAA
- the rplI gene encoding 50S ribosomal protein L9, with product MDVILLERVAKLGQMGDIVSVKPGFARNYLLLQGKALTASKENIARFEAEKAQLEANNLETKKEAEALGEKLDGETFVVIRSASDGGNLYGSVTPRDVAAVATEGGYTVERKQVIIPLPIKELGLHNVDIYLHPEVEVQITLNVARSPEEAELQASGKSIQDAAAEEEAAAEFEIAELFDDLGSAASDDDDQPAPRAEAQGDDED from the coding sequence ATGGACGTGATCCTTCTTGAACGCGTGGCCAAGCTGGGCCAGATGGGCGACATCGTGTCGGTCAAGCCGGGCTTTGCCCGCAACTACCTGCTGCTGCAAGGCAAGGCGCTGACCGCCTCGAAAGAGAACATCGCCCGCTTCGAAGCCGAAAAGGCACAGCTGGAAGCGAACAACCTGGAAACCAAGAAAGAGGCCGAAGCCCTGGGCGAGAAGCTGGATGGCGAGACCTTCGTGGTGATTCGCTCCGCTTCCGATGGCGGCAACCTCTACGGCTCCGTCACCCCGCGTGACGTCGCCGCCGTGGCCACCGAAGGCGGCTACACGGTCGAGCGTAAACAGGTCATCATCCCGCTTCCGATCAAGGAACTGGGCCTGCACAATGTCGACATCTACCTGCACCCGGAAGTCGAAGTTCAGATCACCCTGAACGTCGCGCGCTCCCCGGAAGAGGCAGAGCTTCAGGCCTCCGGCAAATCCATCCAGGACGCCGCAGCCGAAGAAGAAGCCGCAGCAGAATTCGAGATCGCGGAGCTTTTCGACGATCTCGGCTCCGCCGCATCGGATGACGACGACCAGCCCGCGCCCCGCGCCGAAGCGCAAGGCGACGACGAAGACTGA
- a CDS encoding acyl carrier protein, with protein sequence MSDVAERVKKIVVEHLGVEEDKVTENASFIDDLGADSLDTVELVMAFEEEFGIEIPDDAAENIQTFGDAVNFIKEAA encoded by the coding sequence ATGAGCGATGTCGCAGAGCGCGTGAAGAAGATCGTCGTTGAGCATCTGGGCGTGGAAGAGGACAAGGTGACCGAGAACGCCTCGTTCATCGACGACCTGGGCGCCGACAGCCTGGACACGGTCGAGCTGGTCATGGCGTTCGAAGAAGAGTTCGGCATCGAGATCCCCGATGACGCCGCCGAGAACATCCAGACCTTCGGCGACGCGGTGAACTTCATCAAGGAAGCCGCCTGA